The Loxodonta africana isolate mLoxAfr1 chromosome 14, mLoxAfr1.hap2, whole genome shotgun sequence DNA window TTCAGATTTTAtttaattagaaaaacaaaaaggaggaatCCCTGcagggcacaaatggttaagtgcttgactactaactgaaaagttggccgttcaaacctacccagagatgccttggaagacaggcctggtgatttgcttctgaaaggtcacagcagttctaccctgcacacctggggtcgccatgtgtcagaaacagcttgatggtaactaacaagaaTCAACACTGGTACACAAAACAGTTTCCTGAGCTCTAGGTTTGACTAAGAAAAACTTAAAACAGTTTCTTATTCATTGCaattttacttttataaattaaaatataatcGAATAATGATGTTTATGAATGGATCTAAATTTTCTACATTAGTTTTTTAAGCGCAAATATCCCTAAAATTCTGGAACTTCCATTTTCATTTTTACATCAATCTTACATTCATATACTGAATTCCTTACAGTAAAATCTAAAGCCTGACACCAACCTCATTCCCTTGGTGACGATGTTTTACAAGTGAAAACCATCAACCAGTCATGTGGACTTATCTTACAGGTGGAGATAAAATTTTGGCAAATACAAAGACTGTTGTGTATTTTACAGAGAGCAAAACAACTTAAGTTCATTCCAAAAAGCTGACATCATTTTATTATCCTGAAATCCAAAGTTCTTTACAAACAAATGTACAAGGTCTGGTAATTATTCTGTCTGCTTCTACACCAACTACACAAAATCCGAATGCTTTATCTTTTGTCCTTTTCAAAAACCAAATAATGGGTTTCTAGTAGTGGTTTCTGATTAAACTGAAACACATGAGTATACAAAGTTTATAATGgctaaaattaagaaatttttttGAAATTCAATTTTCACTTCAAGTTCTtccaaattaaaattataaatcagTAGAAATGAACCATGTGGGAATAATGTAATCATTTTAAGGGCCCTTTTCTGCTATTTTATCAAATTACTGGCACACTGAATTGCCTAGACAAAAGTACTCAAAATAACTATGTTCACTACAAGATCAAAGAATGGTTGAATCATCCCTAACAATTTCTGCTGCCAGAAAGAGGCAATTGAGAAACACTTGGAAAGTAAATCTAAGTTAATGTGGTATCAAAGGAATGATGGAAGAAATAgcataaaaaatgttttattgacCAAAGTGGCTGTGTTTTGACGGAGCTTGGAAGGTGCTACTTGCACGTCCTTAACTTTCTAGTCACTGGTTAGGGAAAAAAAGGTTCAGTATTGCTAATAGACAAAAAAAGCTCTCAATAGTTGCTACAAAATTATAAttgctggggttttttttgtttgtgtttgttttttttttttgtcctgcacCTCCTATTTGCTTTTTTGAGGaatcttcgtgtgtgtgtgtgtgtgtgtgctttaggtgaaagtttacagaacaaatatagtttctcattaaacaattaatacatttattgttttgtgatattggttgccaactgtgtgacatgtcaacattctccccttctcaatcttgggttccccatttccatttgttcagttttcccaacccttcctgccttctcatccttgcccctgagctggcgtgtccatttagtctcgtatatgcGGTTGAGCTACAtctattattgtttgttttatgggcctgtctaatctttgctgaagggtgaacctcagaagtgacttcactactgagttaaaaggctgttcaggggccatactctcgggcttctctagtctctgtcagaccagtaagtctggtttgttttttgggggttttgtgtgtgtgtgtgtgtgagtttgaattttgttctacatttttctccagctctgtccaggaccctctattgtgatccctgtcagactagccagtggtggtagtccagcgccatctagttgtgctggactcagcctggtggaggctgtggtagttgtggtccattagtcctttgaattaatctttcccttgtatctttggttttcttcattctcccttgctccagatggggtgggaccagtagagatatcttagatggccgttcacaagcttttaagactccagacactactcaccaaagtaggatgcagaacattttctttatgaactatattatgccagtcgagctagatgttccttgaaaccatggtccctagtcctcagcccagtaactcagtccctcagggagtttggatgtgtctgtgaatcttctatgactttgccttggccaaattgtgctgactttcgCAGTACTGTGCATtgtcttacacttcaccaaagcTACCATGTATCTAATAGGAGTGGGAAAGAAATACTTAGAAAACAAGCATAAGGAAGACTCACAGGACACATGATTAAAAACAGTTGTTTGAGGTCAGATCATGAACAGCTAAGACCAAGAACAATCATTGTTTTGTAAGGTAGAGAGGGAAGTTTTAGAGGAGAATGTGATTTGGCCAGATTCATGGAAGATAAACCTTCAGGACTGGACTGAAGAGAAAATGGAGGTAGGAAAATGTTAGGGTTCTCCGGAGACAGCATCTGGGGTTTAAGGCAGAAAacgaaataaacaaaaaaaagttgccatcgtgtcgattccaactcaagagaaccctatgtatgtcagagtaaaactgtattccatagagtttttaatggctgatttttcagaagtagattgccaggcctttcttctgagaagcctctaggtagacttgaacttctgacctttcagttacaccacccaggtactccagtGGAAAACAGCGAGCAGTCAAACCTGGCAACTGAAGAAAGAttaatagagaaaatattttaaaagatgagGAGAGGGTTTAAGGTAACCCACAAAGAATAGGGCAATAATAGTGGACAGTCATAATCACCCCAGGCCTATAGGGCCAGGGCAGGGTCAGAGAAGCCCCCAAAGGGTGTCTGCACTAAGAGGGCTGCCTGATGGCACCAGAAAACCCACCAACCAACCCAGATAATTTGCAGAGGGCTGGATAAGCACAGCAGACCTCACTCTTCCCACTCTCTGATCTTCTGCCAATGCCTCCCACTGGCTGAACACAGTTGGAAGCCAGGGGCAGACAGCAGAGTGGAGAGAGGGCCTGGAGAAGTAGACAGAAGAGATACAGTCTAGGGGGACAGTGGTAAGGTCATGGCAGCAGGAATGGAAAGGGCACAACACAGAGACAAATTTAACTGGACGTTCAGGCTGATTAGATTtggagatggggaaaaaaattcaaagatgACTTCATAGTTTCAAGCCCAAGTTACTAGGTGAGAATAATAACATCAACTGATCCTGTTTTCACCAACCATCATATTCCTCAAaggagtccctaagtggtgcaaatggttaacatgcaggctactaacagaaaggttaaaggttcaaatccacccagaggcacctcaaaagaaaggcctggcaatctacttttgaaaaatcagctctcgaaaaccctatggaacagattTCTGCTCTGAGACAAATGGGTGACCATAACttggaaacaactcaacggcaactgtttttgttgtttggttggttggtttaaaGATGTATTTCTAAGAACCATCTACACAAAAGTAGCAACTGAAAACATGTGAGTGAATGAAATGGCAGAGAGAGCGGGGATAGAAAAGAAGTCAGGTCTGAACAGCAAACTTGAGAACCATCTTCATTTACGGGACAAAAGGGGGAAGAAATCCAACAAAGGGGAAGGGCAACATGTACAACTATTGGCCATATTGTTTAAACATATTTGCACATTTCTGGtagggctttttttccccccttaacaCTGCACAGGTTTGCCTAAGTTAAGGATGACATAAGTGCAAGCTGGAGACCATCACTTACCCACATGCCTCAGCAAGATTATTTTTAAGCCCCAAATCGCAATCTTACTACTTTCACTCGCTTTGAATTTAACAcagccaacatttgttgttgttgtttttagatgtcatcaagtcaattccgactcatagcaacccccatgtgacagagcagaactgccccataaggttttctaggctgtaatctttctaggAGCAGATGGCCTGGTCTTCTCTCCCCCAGAGctactggtgagttcaaacctccaacctctcggttagcagcccagcgttgAAGCACCGTACCAGCTAACGTTAATACTTTTCTTAATTTAGGAAAGCTTATAATTCTTATTCTTTCAATCAATCACATGTAGAGTGCCTATTGTGTATTCAGCACTATGCtgagcaaaaaccaaaaaccaaacccattgccatcaagccggttccgactcacagcaaccctatgggacagagcagaaccaccccatagggttcccaaggagcagctggtggattcgaactgccaaccttttttgttagcagccaaggtcttaatcactgtgccacccaaAGTGATAATGAAATTCAGCCTCCAGTCATCAAGGAAATTAAAATCCAGTTGGACTATAAAAAACAATTTATTAAAACAATTAGGGAATAATTCAGAACTGACCTATATGATCCAGACCACTTTTCATCCAGTGAGAAGTCATCCCATTCAACACCTGTActctactcttttttttcctgatcccGAAGATTGACAGAGGAGCTAAATCCTACATAGCTGCACACCCTACTAAAGGCCCAATCACACTTTATATTACTCCTCTCTTACCcagtgttccataaggtttcagTGATCTTTGTATCCAGTGACTTACACATAGTAGCCATTTAACTTAGTATgcgttgagtgaatgaatgaatcagcaGCCAAGTCAAGCACAGAGCAGTCGTATCAATAACCTTAACTCTCTCCTATGACAAACTGCAAAAGCTCTAAGGTTCAAGGCAGTTACCTAATGCGGCCTTTGATCTAGCCTTGGCCCCATGGAATGACTGGGAGTAAAGACTTAGTGCAGACAGAAAACCAGAAAATCCTCAACTTCTTTAATTTAGATAAGAGGAAGAAAGGACAGTCTAGTATAATGCCTGACACATAACCTGGGCTCAGTAAATGTCTGATGAATCAATGAACAAAGGAAAGGTAGTGAGCTCAAGAAAAGAGCAAACTCAGGGCCCACGTAGCGTGGGTGAGCTGTATCTAGGGCCCTCTATAGCTGAAACTCAACTGAGTCTGTTTCCCAACCACTTGTATGTTAATTTCTGCTGCTTAATTCTCCAGCATAAGCCTCCCTTCAGCCTCCAAATCtcggttaaaaaataaataaaacctttaGGTTACACAATCAGCAGTGCCTCCCAAACCTGGACGTGCATACTAATAATCATctagaatcttgttaaaatgaagattctgattcagtccATCTGGGGTTAggcctgagactctgcatttctaataagctcccaAGTGATGCTATGCCGCTGATTAACCCTTTGAGTATCAAGAGCCTGGAACACATTGCAGACTAATGTATGTAGATACCTCCTGCTCCCACATTTCCTAGGTATATAACCTTAGACAAGTCATTTCACCTCTCCGAGTCTTCCTTTTCCATCAGTGGGCTAGGGTTAATAACAATTatagctagcatttattgaatacttagtATGTACCAGGAACTaatgtttcatattttttaaagtgtCATTATTTGACCCTTTTAACAACCCTGAGGTAACCTCATTTTGAGAATGTGCAGGGCTTAGAGACGTCATGCttagtagaaagtgaaaaaggagagcctcaatgagatagactgacatagtggctgcaacaatgggctcgaacatacctattattatgaggatggcacaggactgggcaacgtttcgttctgttatacatggggtcactatgagttggaacttactagacagcacctaacaacagggctTGAAGAGGTTATAAACAACCTGTCCAGGATGTATGTAAACAGTAAACTCAGATCTGATCTTAGGTGATTTGACTCAAGAACCTGGTGCTTAACCGCAATGTAACACTGCCTCTTCAACTTACCTCCCAGAGCCATCATGAATATTAAATAATTAGCTTTAGGCTGACATGCATTGACCAGTTCGCCCATGTTCCAGGGCCTAGTCTAAGCCTCCCTTGGGGCACATTAGCTTATTTAGCTTCCTAACAGTCTCGCATCTTACACGTTTTAAAATAGGCCCAGACAAGTTAAACAGAGGAAGGTCAAACTGCTCCTAAGTGGCAAATTCGAGACGTCCCTGGTGCTCTTTAGCTAAAGCCCCGGAGCTCTGAAGTACCAGCCATCTGCCCGCTCCCAAACCGACCCAAACCTTCTTCTGCACTTAGCTCTACGTTTATCTGTGCGATGTGTCCACACCTAGAACCTGGTGAGCGGATTAGGGCCCAAGAACAGCTGGGTGGCTACAAATCTTTGCAAGATATTTAACCTGAACTTGTAACACCGTCGCTCCGGAACCCCCTTGATCTCCTGCCCTAGCAATTGGCCCCGCCCCGAGGCCCCGCCCCCGAGGCCCCGCCCCGAGGCCCCCACCCGCAATCTCGGAGCCGCGGTCCCAATCAGGCTCTGGAACTTGTAGTCCGCGCTCCTCGTGCCAGCTCCGCCTACATCCGGGCGCAAGTCGAACGGCCCTGCCTCTAATACCATAAACTCTCCAACACCGCCCTCTGCCGGCTTTTGGGGAAAGGTCACCCAGACGGCAAGCCGGTTCCGGATGCTCCGGAAGTGAAGCTTTCTTTTCCGGACCGAGCATCTGGGCGTCTGCACGTGGTTGTTTTGCCGAACTTGAACCGGCGCCGGGGGAAAAGTGAGTTCAGCTTCAACCTCAGAGCTAGTGAGCTGAACCAGAGCCATGGAGAGTCAGAGCGTGGAGGAGCTACTAGCAAAGGCGGAGCGGGACGAGGCAGAAAAGCTGCAGCGTATCACGGTGCATAAGGAACTGGAATTGGAGTTTGACTTAGGCAATTTGTTGGCCTCAGACCGGAACCCCCCAACGGGACTGCGGTGCGCGGGACCCACACTGGAGGCTGAGCTGCGGAGCTTGGCGCGGGACAACACGCAGCTGCTCATCAATCAGCTGTGGCAGCTGCCCACGGAGCGCGTGGAGGAGGCGCTAGTGGCACGGCTGCCCGAGCCCACCACGCGCCTGCCTCGCGAGAAGCCGGTGCCCCGGCCGCGGCCGCTTACGCGCTGGCAGCAGTTTGCGCGCCTGAAAGGCATACGACCCAAGAAGAAGACCAATCTGGTGTGGGACGAGGTGAGCGGTCAGTGGCGGCGCCGCTGGGGCTACCAGCGCGCCCGCGACGacaccaaggagtggctgatcgAGGTGCCTGGCAGGGCCGACCCCTTGGAGGACCAGTTCGCCAAGCGGGTACAGGCCAAGAAGGAACGGGTGGCCAAGAACGAACTGAACCGGCTGCGTAACCTGGCCCGTGCACACAAAATGCAGCTACCCAGTGCGGCCGGCATGCACCCAACTGGACACCAGAGCAAGGAGGAGCTGGGCCGCGCCATGCAAGTGGCCAAAGTCTCTACCGCTTCTGTGGGACGCTTCCAGGAGCGTCTGCCCAAGGAGAAGGCGCCTCGGGGCTCCGGCAAGAAGAGGAAGTTTCAGCCTCTCTTCGGGGACTTTGCAGCCGAGAAGAAGAGCCAGTTGGAGCTGCTGCGAGTCATGAACAGCAAAAAGCCTCAGCTGGACGTGACGAGGGCCACCAATAAGCAGATGAGGGAGGAGGACCAGGAGGAGGCCGCCAAGAAGAGAAAGATGAGCCAGAAGGGCAAGAGAAAGGGGGGTCGGCAGGGCCCTGGGGGCAAGAGGAAAGGGGGCCCGCCCCACCTggaagggaggagaaaaggg harbors:
- the RRS1 gene encoding ribosome biogenesis regulatory protein homolog, which translates into the protein MESQSVEELLAKAERDEAEKLQRITVHKELELEFDLGNLLASDRNPPTGLRCAGPTLEAELRSLARDNTQLLINQLWQLPTERVEEALVARLPEPTTRLPREKPVPRPRPLTRWQQFARLKGIRPKKKTNLVWDEVSGQWRRRWGYQRARDDTKEWLIEVPGRADPLEDQFAKRVQAKKERVAKNELNRLRNLARAHKMQLPSAAGMHPTGHQSKEELGRAMQVAKVSTASVGRFQERLPKEKAPRGSGKKRKFQPLFGDFAAEKKSQLELLRVMNSKKPQLDVTRATNKQMREEDQEEAAKKRKMSQKGKRKGGRQGPGGKRKGGPPHLEGRRKGGFGGKINSGPPGLGGKKKGGQHQGGKRRK